The Larimichthys crocea isolate SSNF chromosome XI, L_crocea_2.0, whole genome shotgun sequence genome has a segment encoding these proteins:
- the mfsd4b gene encoding sodium-dependent glucose transporter 1 — protein sequence MSSSAARDAVVKKKHVRFASMEDDDDNDDQEEDTLFDKRKDTGRGLKSALKAVKRSTKAAYADRVEVVAGGRGGYGACGRWMVTLALCGSFLGLGMSISVLGPTFEDLALNVKKNISNISYIFVGRSAGYIGGSLIGGVLFECMNPHLLLGFSMLVTAFGMCAIPFCKQALLLTVLMSSIGMCMGVLDTGGNVLILNTWGEQAGPHMQALHFSFAAGAFVSPIIAKLLFGPDGNGSITPTNTTLPVTTEPISPDVHTMSRYIHSRSSTLKSMWAYIVIGSFVFLVSLLFFFLFFRGSFSRDKGRASAGKPLVAKHHMALVALLFFFFFGYVGAEVAYGSFIYTFAKDYAHMDQSQAAGLNSLFWGTFAACRGLAIFFAACMYPGTMILLCLVGSTVSSLFLCLFSKEKVALWVCTGLYGASMATTFPSGISWLEQYTTVTGHTAAAFVVGAALGEMVLPVLIGFLLGQFPDQPLLMYLSLITATFTSILFPVMYKLASAPTGPSRKPRTRGRPDADDSEYRQALLASGANDEEEEEEQDNEADQWNDADFEVIEMDDTPSLISSPSKASSPPHITGSTGSSAASNAQATEPAGGTSFSDIISLVGDSPRRKLLLSLEREKRD from the exons ATGTCTTCGTCAGCCGCGCGAGACGCCGTCGTCAAAAAGAAGCACGTTCGTTTCGCCAGCATGGAGGACGACGACGACAACGACGACCAGGAGGAGGACACCCTGTTTGACAAGAGGAAGGACACCGGGAGAGGGCTCAAGAGTGCGCTGAAGGCGGTCAAGAGGTCGACGAAAGCGGCGTACGCCGACCGAGTGGAGGTGGTGGCCGGGGGAAGGGGCGGATATGGCGCGTGCGGCCGCTGGATGGTGACCCTCGCGCTCTGTGGATCTTTCCTCGGCTTG GGGATGAGTATCTCCGTCCTCGGCCCCACATTTGAGGACCTGGCTTTGAATGTGAAGAAGAACATCAGCAACATCTCTTACATCTTTGTTGGACGCTCCGCGGGCTACATCGGCGGTTCCCTCATAGGAGGCGTTCTCTTCGAATGCATGAACCCTCATCTCCTGTTAG GGTTTTCGATGTTGGTCACAGCGTTTGGAATGTGTGCCATCCCTTTCTGTAAGCAGGCTCTGCTGCTCACCGTGCTCATGTCCAGCATCGGGATGTGTATGGGTGTCCTGGATACAG gTGGTAACGTCCTCATACTGAACACATGGGGTGAGCAGGCAGGCCCTCACATGCAAGCTCTACACTTCAGCTTTGCAGCCGGGGCCTTCGTGTCTCCGATCATAGCCAAGCTGCTGTTTGGGCCCGACGGGAACGGCAGCATCACACCTACCAACACCACACTTCCTGTCACTACAGAGCCGATATCCCCCGACGTTCACACTATGAGCCGTTACATCCACAGCAGGAGCAGCACCCTCAAATCCATGTGGGCCTACATTGTGATCGGCTCTTTCGTTTTCCTCGtctcccttctcttcttcttcctcttcttccgCGGCAGCTTTTCTCGTGACAAAGGCCGCGCGTCTGCAGGAAAGCCCCTGGTGGCCAAACATCACATGGCTCTCGTCGccctgctcttcttcttcttttttggctACGTAGGTGCTGAGGTGGCGTACGGCTCCTTCATCTACACCTTTGCCAAGGACTATGCCCACATGGATCAGTCACAAGCGGCCGGGCTCAACTCGTTGTTCTGGGGGACGTTTGCTGCCTGCAGGGGGTTGGCTATTTTCTTTGCGGCCTGCATGTACCCGGGCACCATGATCCTGCTCTGCCTGGTGGGCTCCACTGTGTCCTCTCTGTTCCTGTGCCTCTTCAGCAAGGAGAAGGTGGCCCTGTGGGTATGCACTGGTCTGTACGGGGCGTCCATGGCCACCACTTTCCCCAGCGGCATCTCGTGGCTGGAGCAGTACACCACAGTGACAGGCCACACGGCGGCAGCCTTTGTGGTGGGTGCGGCGCTGGGTGAGATGGTGCTGCCCGTTCTAATAGGCTTCCTGCTGGGACAGTTCCCGGACCAACCCCTGCTCATGTACCTGTCACTCATCACCGCCACCTTCACCTCCATCCTCTTCCCGGTCATGTACAAACTGGCCTCGGCCCCCACTGGCCCGAGCAGGAAACCCCGCACCAGAGGCCGGCCTGACGCAGACGACAGCGAATACCGCCAGGCGCTGCTGGCCTCAGGAGCCAatgacgaagaggaggaggaggagcaggacaaCGAGGCTGACCAGTGGAACGACGCAGACTTTGAGGTAATAGAAATGGACGACACGCCGAGTCTCATCAGTTCACCTAGCAAGgcgtcctctcctcctcacatcACCGGTTCAACAGGAAGCTCTGCGGCCTCAAACGCCCAGGCGACAGAGCCCGCAGGGGGAACCTCCTTCTCGGACATCATCTCCCTCGTAGGAGACTCCCCCAGACGCAAACTACTGCTCtctctggagagagagaagagagactga